One genomic segment of Flavobacteriaceae bacterium includes these proteins:
- a CDS encoding DUF3526 domain-containing protein, giving the protein MYILLIKQFFRSKTVLLAFGILMVLGFLSIGTGKQFLNQKKEVVEKAKVEQEKHIAKQVKFHKDDLGLLLYYLKFSYINPVNSLAGISIGQSDLNSHIQNIKILNIEGQKYDTDLINPMRLHVGNLDLSFLIIFLFPLIIIALSFNILSEEIEKGTWKLVTIQGKSSFQYLLKKFSIRILFIFTVLGFLFLLAKIILQIPFTNGFLQMIIISYLYLLFWFALCFYTILLRKSSSTNAIVLLSTWLILVVFLPVLVNNYIANSYPVDEAFTMTIKQRDEYHKRWDTDKKATMDKFYAHYPQFSGYKLQEEGFSWLWYYAIQQMGDDESKEERDAMYLKIEKREALSKKISQFFPPLQMQLSMNAIANTSLTDHVNFLNATTNFHEDLRLQFYPKIFDKLPANSVNWNTFKPEFFKPESEFNLIENIFYTALITMFLIGFGLLKNLKHLHK; this is encoded by the coding sequence ATGTATATACTATTAATTAAACAATTTTTTAGATCTAAAACAGTTTTGTTAGCCTTCGGAATTTTAATGGTTTTAGGTTTTTTAAGTATTGGAACAGGAAAACAGTTTTTGAATCAAAAAAAAGAAGTAGTTGAAAAGGCTAAAGTAGAACAAGAAAAACATATTGCAAAACAAGTAAAGTTTCATAAAGATGATTTGGGTCTTTTATTGTATTATTTAAAGTTCTCTTATATAAATCCTGTTAATTCTTTAGCTGGAATTTCTATTGGGCAAAGTGATTTAAATTCTCATATTCAAAATATAAAAATATTAAACATTGAAGGTCAAAAATATGATACAGATTTGATAAACCCAATGCGATTGCATGTGGGAAATTTAGATCTCAGTTTTTTAATTATTTTTCTTTTTCCGTTAATTATAATTGCGTTAAGTTTTAATATTTTATCCGAAGAAATAGAAAAAGGAACTTGGAAATTAGTTACTATTCAAGGAAAATCGTCATTTCAATATCTATTAAAAAAATTCTCAATAAGAATTCTTTTTATTTTTACGGTGTTAGGTTTTTTGTTTTTACTTGCTAAAATTATTTTGCAAATTCCTTTTACTAATGGTTTTTTACAGATGATAATTATTAGTTATTTGTATTTACTATTTTGGTTTGCGCTCTGTTTTTATACAATTCTACTAAGAAAATCATCAAGTACAAATGCAATTGTATTGTTGAGTACTTGGTTAATTTTAGTTGTTTTCTTACCAGTTTTGGTAAACAACTATATTGCAAATTCGTATCCTGTTGACGAGGCTTTTACCATGACTATTAAGCAAAGAGATGAATATCATAAAAGATGGGATACAGATAAAAAAGCAACTATGGATAAATTTTATGCACACTATCCACAATTTTCTGGATACAAATTGCAAGAAGAAGGTTTTTCTTGGTTGTGGTATTATGCAATTCAGCAAATGGGAGATGATGAATCTAAAGAAGAGCGAGATGCGATGTATCTTAAAATTGAAAAAAGAGAAGCATTGAGTAAAAAAATTAGTCAGTTTTTTCCGCCATTACAAATGCAATTGTCTATGAATGCAATTGCAAATACAAGTTTAACAGATCACGTAAATTTTTTAAATGCAACTACTAATTTTCATGAAGATTTACGTTTACAATTTTATCCTAAAATTTTCGACAAATTACCTGCAAATTCAGTAAACTGGAATACTTTTAAGCCAGAATTTTTTAAACCTGAAAGTGAATTTAATTTGATAGAAAATATATTTTATACAGCTTTGATTACCATGTTTTTAATAGGTTTTGGGCTTTTAAAAAATTTAAAACATTTACATAAATGA
- a CDS encoding IS3 family transposase (programmed frameshift), with amino-acid sequence MKRRKYSKEFKIKAVELSNVRGNTKQIAMELGISADLIYRWRRELEQRPDLAFSGNGVKQLTEDQKELERLRKQLKDVTMERDILKNAGEHLLQERSEVLKFIKDYSREYPVGKMCKIFKISRNSYYRSKNYVPSDRDGKNRMLLSEIHRICERSKSTYGSPRITEELKAKGFKVSRSRVARLMKKHGIKAVRKKKFVVTTDSKHQYPVADNVLDRDFKATAAAQKWVSDITYLKTAQGWLYLTVIIDLFDRKVIGWSLSNGLKARQTIIAAWRMAVNNRMPCEGMIFHSDRGVQYASHAFVNILKSYHVTPSMSRKGNCWDNAVAESFFKTIKTELMIDNKFISNKSLQIKVFEYIETWYNRYRRHSALGYKNIIEFEKLYQIKNVA; translated from the exons ATGAAACGAAGAAAATACAGTAAAGAGTTTAAAATTAAAGCAGTAGAATTAAGCAATGTACGAGGTAACACAAAGCAGATTGCCATGGAATTGGGAATCAGTGCAGATCTTATTTACAGATGGCGTAGAGAATTAGAACAGCGTCCTGATTTAGCTTTTAGCGGTAATGGCGTCAAACAACTCACAGAAGATCAGAAAGAGTTAGAGCGATTACGTAAACAGCTCAAGGATGTTACCATGGAGCGGGATATCTTAAAAAATGCCG GTGAGCATCTTCTCCAAGAGCGATCGGAAGTATTGAAATTTATCAAAGATTACAGTAGAGAATATCCGGTTGGGAAGATGTGTAAAATTTTTAAAATTAGTAGAAACAGTTATTACAGGAGTAAGAATTATGTTCCATCAGATAGAGATGGAAAAAATCGTATGCTACTCTCTGAGATTCACCGTATCTGTGAGCGAAGTAAATCTACTTATGGAAGTCCTAGAATTACAGAGGAACTCAAAGCTAAAGGGTTTAAAGTATCTAGGTCTAGGGTAGCACGATTGATGAAAAAACACGGGATTAAAGCAGTTCGTAAAAAGAAATTTGTTGTCACGACAGATTCTAAGCATCAATATCCAGTAGCTGATAATGTATTGGATAGAGATTTTAAAGCTACCGCTGCTGCACAGAAATGGGTTTCTGATATTACCTATTTAAAGACTGCACAAGGATGGCTGTACTTAACGGTAATTATTGACCTGTTTGATCGTAAAGTCATTGGTTGGTCTTTGAGCAATGGACTCAAAGCAAGACAAACTATCATTGCTGCATGGAGAATGGCTGTAAACAACAGAATGCCTTGTGAAGGTATGATTTTTCATTCTGATCGAGGTGTACAATACGCATCTCATGCGTTTGTTAATATCCTTAAAAGTTATCATGTAACACCCAGTATGAGTAGAAAAGGAAACTGTTGGGATAATGCAGTAGCTGAATCTTTTTTTAAAACAATCAAAACAGAACTAATGATAGACAATAAGTTTATATCCAACAAAAGTCTTCAAATTAAAGTCTTTGAATACATAGAAACTTGGTACAACAGATACAGAAGACATTCTGCTCTTGGTTACAAAAATATCATCGAATTTGAAAAATTATATCAAATCAAAAATGTAGCTTAA
- a CDS encoding ABC transporter permease subunit, with protein sequence MKKAVVILIAKQFFKKTFSNKGLLILLFIFLAVLAYVTTNSWLTFEKQHHVVEHHQKESRKSWDNNPDKHPHRMAHFGSFVFRQQHPLSIFDSGIETYTGNAIFLEAHKQHTANFSEASLSTGLVRFGDLNITMLLQLILPLILFFLGYAAITSEKENGTLKIMHMQGATIKEILLGKSLGLFFISAIFFLPAFLCLWCISFIESDAINSAIVLRCLLITVSYLLFYMILCCVTILISGKSSSSNKSLLSVLGVWLLFFIIVPKMAQVVGNSLHPNLSKIAFKAAIEEEISKQGDSHNPDDLDMQQKMVQKVKLHF encoded by the coding sequence ATGAAAAAAGCAGTTGTTATTTTAATAGCAAAACAATTTTTTAAAAAGACCTTTAGTAATAAAGGTCTTTTAATACTATTGTTTATTTTCTTAGCAGTTTTGGCTTATGTAACCACTAATAGTTGGCTTACTTTTGAGAAACAGCATCATGTGGTAGAACATCATCAAAAAGAATCAAGAAAAAGTTGGGATAACAATCCAGATAAGCATCCGCATAGAATGGCACATTTTGGATCTTTTGTATTTAGACAACAACATCCTTTAAGTATTTTTGATTCTGGTATAGAAACTTATACTGGTAATGCCATTTTTTTAGAAGCACATAAACAACATACTGCCAATTTTTCTGAAGCAAGTTTATCAACAGGTTTAGTTCGTTTTGGTGATTTAAATATTACCATGCTTTTACAATTAATTTTACCACTGATATTGTTTTTCTTAGGTTATGCTGCGATTACATCAGAAAAAGAAAATGGAACTTTAAAAATAATGCACATGCAAGGTGCAACTATAAAAGAGATTCTTTTAGGTAAATCTTTGGGTTTGTTCTTTATTTCAGCAATTTTCTTTTTGCCTGCATTTTTGTGTTTGTGGTGCATTTCTTTTATAGAAAGTGATGCTATTAATAGTGCTATTGTTTTAAGATGCTTATTAATAACGGTAAGTTATCTGCTTTTTTATATGATTTTATGTTGCGTAACGATTTTAATTTCAGGAAAAAGTAGTAGTTCTAACAAATCTTTATTAAGTGTATTAGGCGTTTGGTTGTTGTTTTTTATAATTGTGCCTAAAATGGCACAAGTTGTTGGAAATTCTTTACATCCAAATCTTTCTAAAATAGCTTTTAAAGCGGCTATTGAAGAAGAAATTTCTAAACAAGGAGATAGTCACAATCCAGATGATCTGGATATGCAACAAAAAATGGTACAAAAAGTTAAGCTACATTTTTGA